GGCTACTGATGTTCTGAAGTTCTGTGGCATCAGGAAATGAGAAATTGAATCCTGACTCAGCTACATTCTGAAGTTGTCTGATCTGGTTAGGCGaggtcacataacctctctgaatGCATTGCCCTCATCGCATTTCCGAATGGAGCCGAAGAGCAATTGGGGGGTGTTTGTTCTGGGATAGAAGGGTGATAATATAAAGTCTTCTCTATcctcaatcaataaattaattctCCAGGGTCCGTGCTgggaactggggatacaaaaacaaaaagaagtaagTGCTCCCCTTCTAGGGTCTTGAGTCTTATCAGGAAAGGCAACTTgagagtatatatatgtatgtgtgtgtgtatgtgtgtctgtgtgtgtataggaAAGGCAATTTgagagtatatgtatgtgtgtgcgtgtgtgtgtgtataggaaaGGCAACTTGAgagtatacatacgtatatgtgtgtgtgtgtgtgcagcttgagtatacacacatacacacacacacatacacacacagaatcaAAGTGTTTGGGGAGGGACCAGGGCACAAGAagctggggaaaaggaaagatccTGGTAGAAGGTGGTGTTCAAGCTGAGTCCTGAAGAAAATATCTGAGTCTATGAGGTACAGGACAGGAAAtgtattccaggtatgagggaaaATAGCCCATGTCAAGGCATAGAGATGAGGTATGGAGTggcatgtgtgaggaacagcaagaaggcagatctggctggattgtagagtggTGAAGGGTAGCTgaggaaggactttaaaagtcacatgaagaaatttatattttatgctagggagccactagaatttattgagtaggggagtgacgtGGTCAGATACGCACTTAAAGAAATCACTTTGGTTGCTATGTATttgatggattggagtggaagaTCCCCAAAGCAGGAAGACCAAGTAAgaagctatttcaatagtccaggatAGAGGGGATAAGTTCCTGAAATAAGGTAGCCAATgtttgagtggagagaagggatcaAATTTCAGAAATTTGGACGTAGACGCAGGCAAAATCTGATATCTGATTGAATGGATGAAGTGAGAGTGAGGTAGGTTTtgcctccctgcctttctgagaTCCTGCCAAATGCTCCTCTGTTCCCAGCCTGAGCTCCCAACCTGAGCCACAAGGGATGAGGTCATTGTGGGAGACCTTACGCAAAACTAGCCCATTCCCAGAATTCTAGACATGGAAGGAAATTGTTTCCCACTGTCTGAGAGAAGGATAAGAAAATAaggaggaggggaatggagaaggagaaggaggatgataaagcagaggaagaaggaaaagggaagatgtcaggggaagaaggagaaccaggagaagaaaggggagaaaagtagaaaaggagggaaacaaggaagcaggaaaaagggtaagaaaaggttaggagggaggagagaaaggaggacaaaGAAACATATGAGGAAGGACAAaggagaggtggaggagggaggccaagagaggaggagagagtaaggaggaggagcagaggggagggaaggatgctAAAGAAAGGGGaatggggcagggaggagagaatttCTCCTTCTTTCAGAATCCCTAGCAGGTGAAGGTGTTGGGACTTGGCTACCCAACCCTTTCCACCACACAAGTTGTGACCCAACCTTATTCCAACATCACTCTCCCACCCACCTCCCCTGTTTGGCTGAATGGGAGCATGGCAGGAAAGACTGATGGCTTCAGAGAGGAAGGCCCATCCCAAGGAGAGGGAGGCAACAACAATGGCAATAATAACCACTCtcttcatataataataatattgcctTCAATTTCCCAAGATCTTCCCATTCATTCTTTACTGAAATCCTGACAAACTTGTGAGGCAACCAAGACAACtttatcttcattttccaaattaggaaactgaggctcagagaggaaagtGACGCACCCAAGGTCATGAAACAAACCAGTTCCATACCTGGATAAGAATTTAGGTTCCATGACACCCAACCCAAGGATTTCACTCCACCAGACCATACTGCCTTCCTAAGACAGAAGGGAGGAGCAAAAAAGAAGGGGTATCAGGGAAAGAAAGTACCAATGGCATCACTTACATATTCTCCTGGCACCAGAAGTGATTCACAGCAAAAGCTATGGCCACAAGGGCGAGAAACACAGCCACAGCAATCAAGCCCTGCATCCATGGCTCCAGATTCCCCCGACctagggggaaagagagagagagacagagctttATCTTATAGAGAAAACAAAGCTAGGGTCTAAGGGGACCACAAGCTTTGGTATCCCCAAAGATCTCAATAGACTGGAACAAAGGACTGAATCTAAAAAATAAGATGCAATCGTaacaataaatgtaaaatcttacgaTTGGGTTCAAAACATAATTCTCACAAATAAGTACAAGACAGGAGAGGCAAAACTAGAGAGCAGTTCATCTGGGAAAGATCTGAGGGTCTTGGTGGACTGGAAGCTCAAGATGAGTTAACAGTATGACAGGGCAGCCAGTCAATGATTAACATtgattatgttccaggcattgtgtaaGGCACACACAAACCTTCTCAAGGAGTTGACAGTCTCATGGgggaaacaatatataaataacaaGTAAGTCACTGGAATTAGGACTAATTGGAAAAGATTTCTtgtagaaagtgaaattttagttgaAACTTGAAGAAAGGCAGGGAAACTAGAAGACCAGAgatcaggagggagagaattccaattTTGAGGGACAGTCAGGAAAAATGCCTGGAGCAGGAGATGGGGTGTTTTATCTTAAAAATGATAAGGATGTGGCTGTCCCTGGATCAGAGAGTGTGGGGGGAAATGCAAGGTATAAGAAGGTTGGGGTGGGGAACTGATTGTTCTGGGCTTTGAAGaccagaggattttacatttgatcctggaaaaaAATGGGAGCTATCTGaggagggaagtgacatggttatttaggaagatcatttgacattagtcaaaaaagctaatgagatcttAGTCTGTGTTAAGAGAGAGATAATATCCAAGGTGAGGGAGTAGTCCCATGGTTCTCTCCTGTTCTGgagccatattttaggaaagacattgataatcTAGAGAACATGAAGAGAAAAGTGGTCAGAATAATGAAGGATCTTGTGATCATGCCACATGAACATTAGCCAAAGCAACTACTGGGGTCTtttgtggaggaggaagaggccaAATGACAGTTGTCTTCAGGTATCCAAGGGCTGTTATGGGGAGGGGGGATAAGGCTTATTCTGCCTGACCCcatggggcagaaccaggagcaagtAAAAGTTACTGAGGAGCCAACTGAGGTTGGAGGTCAGGAAGAACATTTTCGTGATCACAACTCTTCTTGAGTGGAATGAGCAGTTTTCTTTGGGGACCCATTTGGGACTTGGAGAAGACTCAGATTCGGTGGGGTTGGGTCGAGGGGCCATAAGATAGGGGAATGGAGACAACAACGTACCTCTAACAGACCACATTGTCTTCCTGGTCTTTtattattcaagagaatgaattCTTAAAAGAATTAATTAGCAAGGAAGGGGACTCTGGGAGGGTGTGGGGGCTCCACAGAAGAATGGTAGCTCAGGAAGCTATTGGGAAATCAGTGAGGAGAATGAAGATTTAGTGAGAGGGGTGAGTAATCCATTATTGTGATGGGAATCTGGTGGATAGAATATAGACTCAATGGCCTGGAGGGCTTAGTGAGGGGAAAGGGGATCAATGAATGGAATGGGGGCTCATGGGGAGGGGCTTGGGACTCAGTGAGCTAATAGGAAATCACTGTAAGTACTGAAGACTCAATGAAGGGATTCAGGTTTAGTAGAAAAGGGCTCAATGAGAAGGATGGGGGCTCAGTGAGGTGGGTGAGAACTCAGGGTCAGTGACTGGTATCTTTTTGCTGGGTGAGGGGTTGAATAAGGACCTAAGAATTTCAGCACATCAGCTTCTCTTCAAGTGGGTCACAGCCTGAGCCATGGTTCCCCTCCCTGTCTCCTAACTTGAAAGATCTCCTTCAGACCCTCACTGTCCAGAGAGATCAAGGTCCAGCCTCTTCAGCCAACAGGGTTCCCAGCAGGAAGCTGGGCCTGGCCCTGCTCCTTGGGTGAGTGGCAAGATGGGTCCAAGCTCTCTTGTGTTGGCACACTCTGTCTGGAAAATCCTGTTCCAGAAGATGGAGTTTCTCCATAGAGAGTGAGAGGCCTGATGGGTCTGTGCCCTGGAAGAGGCTGAGGAAAGACCAGGAGGAGTGGCCAGTGCAGGGGTGTTCCCAGGCCTTTGGAGTGACCCCAGAGGGTGTGTGGAGGAggcttctgaatattttcttctcctgacAGCACCCCATCCCTACCAAAGTCTCCCACAGCCTCACCCACACTCATTACCCATTATCGAGTCTAGTCAGGTGAActtgcatttattaatcaccttctgtgaccaagcactagggatacagatgtctgctctcaaggagctcccagtccaaGCAGGGACACAACAGGCCAACAACTAAGTACAAATAAGActcagaataaattgaaaataatcaacagagggaaggcactagaatttctgcaagaaaaaaggaggggggggaTTTGAAGGAgccaagaaaagaaatgaggaggaagaaaattccaggcatggggcacagccagtgGAAATGTCTGGATTCTGTCTCtggagtgtcttgtgcaaggaacagccaggaggtcagtgtcactggatcagagagaatgtggaggggagggaggtgtaTGAAGGagaccaggttatgaagaactttcaaAGCCCCTACCCCAAAAACACCCTTTCATCTTCCCTTTGccaatattctatttttttcatgccCATTATTTATCAGTGGATCTTCCAGGCCAAGAAGGACACAGGTTTGGGAGGGCacaaggaaaaaggagggagggaggagatccTCCAGAGGTCAGCTCACCCATGCTCTTGCCTCTAGACAATAATCCAAAAACCAATCAGGCAGGTGGTTAGCCTCTCCAATACTCTGAGTCAccaaagttccttttttttttttttttgatgtggagaaggaggggaaagacacCTCACCCTCCGTCACCTTCAGAAGCCCTTCCCGGTACAACCTAAAGCTTTCCTGCAGTCATACAGTTTTTATTCTACATCTTAGGGCTTAAGGGAATACTAGTGGAGGGGGGAAGTTCTGGTCCCTGAGCCTGGGGAGTCCCTCTCTTATCTTTCCTGATAGGACAAGGAGTACAGTACAGTACTGTTCTGAGCTGGACTAACCATCCCCATTGAACATTGCCAAGGCCAAAGTCACTGTGTTATCAAGGCATTGTTGACCCTGAGCAACATTGTTTCAATGGCAATGCTTTCCTTCCAGAAACCTGTGGGATGGAACAGAGCTAGGAAGCCTCCGTCCCCCATGGGTCTGGTGGACATATCACTTTCGATGTCCTCTTTTCCCTGGGCTGGCCAGAAGtctcctctgtctttctcccccaCCAGAAATCTTTTCCTGGCCTAGCTCCAGGTCTCACTGGCTGCCCCTCCTTTCTCCAATCACCAGACAAGAAGGAAAGCATGAGAAGGTCAACCCCAAAAACAGTGCATGCTATCATAGGCTAGTAGAAAGAATGGACCTTGGGCTCTATACTTTTCTTCTCTAAAACTGAGGTGATAATCTCTGTCCTTTCACAAACTgtcttgaagatcaaatgaccTGACAGGTGGAAATTGGttttgaaaaagttttaaaacatATGAGGACTGAACcaaaagaaaggaacagaaggaaaaaatctaGCCTCTGAAGTTGGCttgctgtgtgactgagcaagtcccCTCATCTCTTGAAatcagtttccttgtctctaaaacGGGAGAGTGGAACAATAGTACCTCAGAAGTCCCTGCCAGACCTGACATTTACTGGGCCACATTCTAAAAGCCCTCTTAGTGAAAACTTTTTATGTTCTAAAGTCATAGGATCACAAGGGTAGAGCTGAGAAGGACCACCGAGGCCATgtgacccattttacagaggaaggaactgaggccagGAAAATTAAGCAACTTCCtaggatcacataggtagtaaatggcagaggtgCTACTTTAATCTAGGTCCTCTAACCCTAGAAGGCATCAGTGGATGGAGcgctgaacctagagtcagaaagacccatcttcctaagactaaacctggcctcagacacttacaaactcTGTGACCTACAacgagtcatttaaccctttgtttgcctcagtttcctcctctataaagtgagttggagaaggaaatggaaattcaatatttctgccaagaaacccaaagtggggtcacgaagagtcagacatgaccgacaAATGACTGAGCAATAACCTCTGATCCCCAAAGCCAGCGTTCTTTCCATGGTATCCGGATGTCTCCTCaaagtccttcccaactctgacactCTCTGTTCTGTGTTCTCAGACCCTGCCTTGCTCTGATATTCCATGATCTCCCTCAGTCTCCAGGTAAGCCCTCCTTTCCTACTCCCACCAGCACCATTGGCACTTCCTCTATATCCTCTGACACAGACCAAATATCCCACCAGCTCCATTCAAAACAGAGGGGCCACCCTCACAAGAGCCCCAGGACACAGGCAGTCTACATACTGTTAGCCTCACTTTTCAGTTGAGAAAACGAAACTTCCCAGCCATTTGTCCAAGGGCACACCACTAGCAAGTACTCAGGGCCTCTGACGCCAATGCTAGTGCTCGTTTCACAGAGGGTAATGGCTGTaagccccaccccctccctcaTTTGCctcaaaaagaaactgaggcccagagagggaaaaagcCCAATGTCACAACAATGTGGGCTTCACAGTGACTCGATATCCCCATTCTCAGCCCAATTCTTTCTGCCCCAACTCCAGTCCACCACAAAGTGGAACACAACAGCATTTGGATCCATGAAGACAGGAGTCAAGACAGAAGAGAGACTCTGTGGGCATTTCCTTTGGATCATATGAGAACTGCCTCACTGTACCCACTTCTCCTGAAGTCCTCCCCCAGATTGTCCTAGAATTGACCCTTTCACCAGATTCCCCCATCTACGAGCATGTCAGTCACCCACCCTTGCCCCTAATCTGGTACCTTCCGAGGCAAATTTGGATTCTGATGCTTAATTAACACTGTTGGGCCCATttcatagatgtggaaactgagtcaccAAAGAGCTAAGGCCAACTGAGCATGTGCCAGTGGaaaaattagaactatccaaGAGCGGAAGGGGTCCCCCACCTTCACTGGACTTCCTTAAGCAAAGGGTAAATGATTCCATGGTGGTTATGTAGATGGAGAATTCCTATTCAaatataggttggactagatgcctctgAGATCCCACCCAACTCTGAGGATGTGACCTAGGGGATCCACTTCTCCTAGCCTGGAGGGGGAACACCCCTTTTTGGTATTGTTGACTTTGAAATGAATAATATAATAGAgagggatggaagggaagggaatgaaccACATATCCAGAGTCCTAAGGAAAACCCATCATCCCATAGAACCCAATGGCATAGAATGTCAGGGCTAGGAATGGGGATGCAGGAGAGACGGGGGCAGAAGGGGGAATCCTTAGATCAGAGAACagagagtgtcagagctgggagggcttttagaacacagaacatggtAGCTCAGGGCTGGGAGATATgatagaacacagaatgtaaaTTCAGTAGTTACTAAGCACCTTCTTTGAGAAGGGCACCCTGCTAGATTATGAGAGACCTCAAAAATCAGCTCATCTAACCCCATCATTTATATgtgtgaaaactgaggcccagaaaggggaagcCAGTGGCCCAGATTCTCAGAGAAAGCTAGCAACCAGATCAGCAGCActgcccaggtctcctgactcttagGCTCGCCCTCTTTCCCAGGATAATGTCTCTGTTCCAGCACAGAACAGTTCACCTGGGAATCCAGTCCATCCACCAGAACCTGGCACTGACCCCAAGTTGTGGGGACTGACTTCCCAAGAAACCCTCAAGTCCCCCAGTACCCCAAAGGCTACCTTGTTGACAGGTGACAGGTTCTGCAACCATAAGCAGACATAGTAAGATCAGCTCAGGGGTCTCCATGCCTGGAGTCTGTCTCATACCGGCAAGCAGAGTTCCTTGCTTACTGTCCCCTCTGCTCCTGGTACCAGAAGTTACTCTCAGGCCTCCAAGGCAGAAACTCCtgctgggctgggctcagctcaCA
The DNA window shown above is from Notamacropus eugenii isolate mMacEug1 chromosome 2, mMacEug1.pri_v2, whole genome shotgun sequence and carries:
- the PDZK1IP1 gene encoding PDZK1-interacting protein 1, whose translation is MRQTPGMETPELILLCLLMVAEPVTCQQGRGNLEPWMQGLIAVAVFLALVAIAFAVNHFWCQENMEPVTTVMSIGGKSDGNLAGVDGRYSTMALDFRSSEHKNAYENENVMEDIPGVRSTPM